Genomic DNA from Clostridium sp. BJN0013:
TTCATTTAATGTCTCTAAACAAAATGGAGTGATTCCAACGATATTATATTTATCGCTTATTTCTTCAATAGTTTTTAAATCTGGCTTTGCATTTATAAGTTTATCTAAACTTTTCACACCAAATACTAGCCACCATAACCCAGTACTTACTTTCCTAGCAGGTATATCTATCAAATCATTTTCACTAAGCCCAATAAGTTTTGCAATACTACTTTTATCCATATAAAACTGTTCAAATTTAGGTGATGGTTGCGTCATCATAAATACCTTTTCACCATTAATATCTGCCAATTCAACAGGCAGCACACCAGCCTTAGTTTCTTGAAAAAATATATTTTTACTTAAATCTAACTTCTTTTCTTCATATAATGCAGAGAATATGGCAATAGTTGCGTGACCACATAAGTCTACTTCGAATTTAGGAGTAAAAAATTGTACTTTGAAGTCTGCAACTTCAGAGGGTGAAACAAATGCAGTTTCAGATAAATTCATTTCCCTAGCAATCTTTTGTTTTTCATTATTAGTTATAGAAAGAACATCAGTGACAACTCCAGCAGGATTACCACTAAAAGGGATTGTTGTAAAGGCATCAACCTGTTTAATATTAATATTTTTCATTTTCATCACTCCTATCAATTTTTTTAGAAATATATATTTCATGCTTAAATCATATTCTTATCTCTTACCAAGGCTATAATGAGAGAATAACTACCTGAAAATACTTTCTTTCAGAGAATAGCCTTTATTTTTGTAATTTTTGAGAGAACAACACCAAAAAAAATAAGTGCTGCTCCTATATAAGCTTTTACATTCAACACTTCATGCAGAAAAATGTAGGATAAAATCGCAGAAAATACTGGTTCTAGTGAAAATATAAGTCCAATCTTTTCAGGTGACGCATAGCGTTGTGCGATAGGCTGAACAATAAAACCGTATGCGCTGCAAATTAATCCAAGACAAATAATTGCCCCCCATTGTACTGGTGTTTCTGGAAGTGCAGGAGTCTCAATGCATATCATTAGCAAAACTCCTAACAAGGAAGCAACCCCTAATTGAATAATACTGATTAGAAGCGTATCCTCGTTCTTTGCGATCCTATCAAACACAATAATATAAACTGCATAAAACAGTGCTGCAATGAGGCAATACATTGAACCTTTGTCCAATGTAAAGGTATCTTTTACTATCAAAAGATATAAACCAATTACAGCAAGAAAAATACTCAACATGATAGACTTATTAGGGAGCCTGCGTCTTAAGATGCTTTCCAGAATTGGAACTATTATCACGGTGGTACTAGCCAAAAAACCTGCAGTGGAAGCTGTCGTATAATTGACACCACAAACCAGCCCGGAGAAAAGCAGAAAAAGTATTACTCCCATTAATACACCTTTTGCCAAAATGGAAACGGTAAGAGCACGGAAGCCAGGTAAAAATACAAGTGTCACGCAGATAAAAGCAGTCCCGAACCGCAGGGCAATCAAATTAAATGGGCCTATACCGTCCAGTCCTACTTTCATAAGCAGGTAGGAAGAACCCCATGCGAGGGATACGCTCGCCATGAGAAGCTCTGCCTTTTTACTATTCAGCTTCATTTACAAACCAGTCCTTGCACACGTCAACCCAACCTGAAGATGAGGAATGCGTTTCAAGCTCTTCTAAAGATAATTTCACTGTACTGTTTAAGTTGCCTCCGACCGTATATATAATGTCAAAGCGTTTGAGAGATACATCAAGAAATGTACGGACTCCTTCGTTGACAGCAAAAGGACAAATTGCGCCTGGTACATGCCAAATATAAGCTTCTACCAGTTCGCCAGGTATCATTTTTGCTTTTTGATGAAAGCAGGATTTATATTTTTTGTTGTCTATTTTAGCATAGCCTGCCATTACAATCAGAACAGCTTTTTCGTCGAGAAAAAATGCCATTGTTTTTGCAATATGTTCCGGTTTACAACCAATCGACTCTGCCGCCTGTTCCACCGTGGCACCAATCTGTTCCCGTTCCACAACACGCCGGCCTAAACCCGCTCCCTCAAAATATTCTTTAACTTTTCCAAAAGACATATTTCTTCACCTTCTCTTGTGTTCTTTATATTTTTAATATATACTGTTTTTTAGAATAAGTAAAACAAATATCTCTTATTCAAACATTAGAGAAGGTGATTCGTCAAATTATGAACCGATATATTGCACTTCAAAAAATTGTAGAGCTTAATAGTTTTACCAAGGCAGCGAAGGCCCTTGGATACACGCAATCCGCCATGAGCCAGATGATCTCATCGTTAGAAGATGAATTGTCTATTAAATTGTTATATCGTTCTCGAGTAGGAGTAAAATTGACATTAGAAGGTGAGGATTTATACCCATTTATCGAAAGAACCATTCTTCAATATCAATCCATGCAGGAAAAAGCAAACGAAATAAAAGGTCTGGAAACGGGAGTAATCCGCATAGGTACGATTTCAAGTATTACCTGTCACTGGATGCCACAGTTAATAAAAGAGTTTCAATCACTTTATCCCAATGTACAATTTATTCTTCATCAAGGAGACTATAGTTCCATACAAGAGTGGATAAAAGTTGGGGCCGTGGATTTCGGCTTTATCACTCCCGCTGCTGTAACTGGTTTACATACAATTACTATAAAAGAAGGAAGAATGTTAGCAGTTCTGCCAGAAAATCATAAATTGGCTTCCCACAGTACTGTTAACTTGCATGAAATAGTGAACGAACCATTTATTTTGTTAGAGGAAGGTCATTTTAGTGAACCTATGGAAGCATTTCATGCCTGCAATTTAGAACCAAACATAAAATTTTGTATCCACGACGATTATGCCATTATGACAATGGTAGAAGCGGGATTGGGTATCAGCATTTTGGCAGAGCTCGTGCTGCGTCGTACAAATTATAATATTGTCTTTCTGCCAATTGATCCTCCTATTACCAGAACGCTTGCTATAGGATTCAAAGATAAAAACAGCTTGCCTATTGCGAGTAAATATTTTATCGAATACCTAACCTCTAACATTGACAAGTTGCCATAATGATATAAATAATAAGAGCTAATAGCAGAAGGCCCAGCACCTTGTCTATTTTACTTTATGTAAATATTGGAAGAAAGGTCATAAAAGTTCCGACATGAAAGTGTAGGATCTTTTATGCCTTTTTATATATAGTTTTTTGAGAAGGTGAGGAATGTTTTTCAAATTCCTCAAAAGGATAATAAGATATAAAACATATACCTACTGCACAAAGTTACAATTCTATATCACAAAATCCAATGAAAACATGTAAATTATTTATATAAAACTATTTTAAAATGATTGACTTTTATTCTCATCTTTTTTCCATAATTGAATTGCATTTAATGATTCTTTTACTGCATCAAGATCGCCAAAAATTCCTATCATTATTATATGCTGTGGACAGTTTCCAATAACTTCAGAAACTCCTACATTGGATGCTTTTTCTGCTATATCAGCAGCCCTTATAATTTCAGCAACATTACCTTGTACTAATCCAACGGCCTTTACCTTCCCATTTTGTAACATTTCCCTAATATTATTATCATGTATTTTACGCATAAGTATGGATACCGTACCTTTTGAAGGATTACTAAGTACTTCAACTCTCATCATTTTTATCTCACCCACATTCTTTATATACACTTCATAAATATCATAATATATCAAATACCAATTTTCTTCATATTACAATATTCAAGTTCTTTTCCTGCCTGAATATTTATACTACATTCTATAGCTACCCCCTAAATAAGGTTTCTATACAGTGAAGACAAAATATATATAACCTGGATTCATAAGCTCAGTTTTCTCTTGCTTTATTAGACCAATTTGGATTGCAAAATGAAGCCTTGTAGATCCCACAAAATCTGTACGACCTTCTTCTATCATTTTATCTGCATAAGCCCCTCTCTAATTACTGCTGCCGATATTACAGGAATACTAATTGATTTTTTATTTCCTCTGCAAGATATAACTTCCATCCTTGAGGAAAAGATATAGCTTCTCAGGATACATTCATAGTTTCATAAATGCCAGCACTTACATCTAGGAGTGTCGCCAACAAAATCCACGCTAAGACATAAAATAAATAAAAAAATCAATTTATACTCACTTTAAAACAACAATAAGCAAATATAAGTACCATAAAGGTTATTACAATTTATTTTGATACTTTATCTTTGATAATAGTTTTGACACTTAAAAATACTTATAAATAAACTATTTTCAAATACTTCGAAGAGAACCCCAAAAGCCAACGTTTATGGGATTAATTTGCTTAACGTGGGATTTGTCGGTTTTGTTGGCTGCGCCCCTACCGGTATATTGATAGTATTTTAGCGATTAAAAATACAGGCTGTTTCAATACTGTTGAAGCAATTATTACATGAAATTAAAAATACAGATTGTTCCAGTACTATTGAAGCAATTATTACATGAAACGCACTTTGCTGGGGCAGTATCTTTTTCCCAGCGGTTAATTAAATCGCTTTCACAAATAAATGGTCTGCAAAGAGAAATATACTCAATATCAGTATTATTTAAAATTTCTGTCATGGCTTTGACATCCCGATTACCACCGACTAATATGATCGGTATTTTGATTTCTTGAGCAATTTCTACGGCATATTTTTTGTAGTAGGATTCTTGTTCAGGTGGAATTTTGCGAGCGAAACCCTCGTTCGGACGTGATGAAAAGTTGCGACCACTGATTTCAATCGCGTCTATCTCCGTATCTTCCAATTTATGGCATATATATTTACAATCCGAAAAAGTCATTCCCTGATCAAAAAAATCTTCACTGTTGATTTTTATAAACACTGGATAGTTCGAACCAACTCTGTTCCGTATTG
This window encodes:
- a CDS encoding PhzF family phenazine biosynthesis protein; this translates as MKNINIKQVDAFTTIPFSGNPAGVVTDVLSITNNEKQKIAREMNLSETAFVSPSEVADFKVQFFTPKFEVDLCGHATIAIFSALYEEKKLDLSKNIFFQETKAGVLPVELADINGEKVFMMTQPSPKFEQFYMDKSSIAKLIGLSENDLIDIPARKVSTGLWWLVFGVKSLDKLINAKPDLKTIEEISDKYNIVGITPFCLETLNEKYSYHMRAIAPFAGAAEDPVCGTGNGCVASYIIHNKLIKCNENVNLIGEEGQEVNRPGCVHVTISKLYNEINEIKIGGTAVTVLNGELTF
- a CDS encoding DMT family transporter, whose translation is MKLNSKKAELLMASVSLAWGSSYLLMKVGLDGIGPFNLIALRFGTAFICVTLVFLPGFRALTVSILAKGVLMGVILFLLFSGLVCGVNYTTASTAGFLASTTVIIVPILESILRRRLPNKSIMLSIFLAVIGLYLLIVKDTFTLDKGSMYCLIAALFYAVYIIVFDRIAKNEDTLLISIIQLGVASLLGVLLMICIETPALPETPVQWGAIICLGLICSAYGFIVQPIAQRYASPEKIGLIFSLEPVFSAILSYIFLHEVLNVKAYIGAALIFFGVVLSKITKIKAIL
- a CDS encoding YbaK/EbsC family protein; its protein translation is MSFGKVKEYFEGAGLGRRVVEREQIGATVEQAAESIGCKPEHIAKTMAFFLDEKAVLIVMAGYAKIDNKKYKSCFHQKAKMIPGELVEAYIWHVPGAICPFAVNEGVRTFLDVSLKRFDIIYTVGGNLNSTVKLSLEELETHSSSSGWVDVCKDWFVNEAE
- a CDS encoding LysR family transcriptional regulator, which produces MNRYIALQKIVELNSFTKAAKALGYTQSAMSQMISSLEDELSIKLLYRSRVGVKLTLEGEDLYPFIERTILQYQSMQEKANEIKGLETGVIRIGTISSITCHWMPQLIKEFQSLYPNVQFILHQGDYSSIQEWIKVGAVDFGFITPAAVTGLHTITIKEGRMLAVLPENHKLASHSTVNLHEIVNEPFILLEEGHFSEPMEAFHACNLEPNIKFCIHDDYAIMTMVEAGLGISILAELVLRRTNYNIVFLPIDPPITRTLAIGFKDKNSLPIASKYFIEYLTSNIDKLP
- a CDS encoding BMC domain-containing protein; the encoded protein is MMRVEVLSNPSKGTVSILMRKIHDNNIREMLQNGKVKAVGLVQGNVAEIIRAADIAEKASNVGVSEVIGNCPQHIIMIGIFGDLDAVKESLNAIQLWKKDENKSQSF